The following coding sequences lie in one Sedimentibacter sp. MB35-C1 genomic window:
- a CDS encoding polysaccharide deacetylase family protein yields MKKKYLSIMAITIAFILSGCFFAQDDKSPEQNEPDNQVSVEPKEAEDPEEKPEKSEEDPIEEIDLSIQPNELGEIMILMYHGIGEEEMDWQRTPDNFRKDLQYMYDNKYQMISLNDYAKGEIKTKAGYTPIILTFDDGRQNNFNYIEKDGDVVIDSDCAVGILEEFKNKYPDFDVTASFFLNTNPFGQSEYTEQKLKWLVDNGYDVGNHTYSHLEMETLDSEEDIQAEIGSVNNIIKSYLPDYAVETLALPHGSNPKDAYAGSVMEGEYEGSKYKTIAILDVGWRPAYSPFDTLTDFTSLYRVTASEINVDNCGMYDYFKSYENGNRERFISDGNPDVVTIPKRHEEYLNMEMVGEKTVNIYEEN; encoded by the coding sequence ATGAAGAAAAAATATTTATCAATTATGGCAATTACAATTGCCTTTATTTTGTCTGGCTGTTTTTTCGCCCAAGACGATAAGTCGCCGGAACAAAACGAACCGGATAATCAGGTGTCGGTTGAGCCGAAAGAAGCGGAAGATCCTGAAGAGAAGCCTGAAAAATCAGAAGAAGACCCAATTGAAGAAATTGATTTATCGATACAGCCAAATGAGCTTGGAGAAATTATGATACTTATGTATCACGGAATAGGCGAGGAGGAAATGGACTGGCAGAGAACACCGGACAATTTTCGCAAAGATCTGCAGTACATGTATGACAACAAATATCAAATGATAAGTTTGAATGACTATGCAAAGGGGGAAATTAAAACGAAGGCAGGATATACGCCTATTATTTTGACATTTGATGACGGCAGGCAGAATAATTTTAATTATATAGAGAAAGATGGCGATGTGGTGATTGATTCTGACTGTGCCGTTGGAATTCTAGAAGAATTTAAAAATAAATATCCGGACTTTGACGTAACTGCAAGCTTTTTTTTGAATACGAATCCGTTCGGACAGTCTGAATATACAGAGCAAAAATTGAAATGGCTTGTTGATAACGGGTATGATGTAGGAAACCACACGTATAGCCATTTAGAAATGGAGACATTGGATAGTGAAGAGGACATTCAGGCGGAAATAGGTTCAGTAAACAATATTATAAAATCTTATTTGCCGGATTATGCTGTTGAAACATTGGCGCTTCCCCACGGAAGCAATCCAAAAGATGCGTATGCAGGAAGTGTGATGGAGGGCGAATATGAAGGAAGCAAGTATAAGACTATAGCTATATTGGATGTTGGTTGGAGACCGGCTTACTCTCCATTTGACACATTGACTGATTTTACAAGCCTCTACAGAGTTACTGCAAGTGAAATAAATGTGGATAATTGCGGGATGTACGACTACTTTAAATCATACGAAAATGGTAATAGAGAAAGATTTATTTCAGATGGAAATCCTGATGTGGTTACAATACCGAAAAGGCATGAAGAGTATCTGAACATGGAAATGGTAGGAGAAAAAACAGTTAATATTTATGAAGAGAATTGA
- a CDS encoding GNAT family N-acetyltransferase produces the protein MTNIILRKNINEKIYQEIKGLEKLCSARDNISFKLELEYKLNNSGTEDSENTDINEFLFYDYDNLVGYAGICDFGGDALEISGMVHPDFRKKGIFSKLFSLVCHECRNRKNNEMLLLCDNKSISGMGFIGGLEADYDHSEYDMFLSRNVPKGKIVQSLSLGKAENKDIKKIAEMDSIFFGAEKNFDFYENANQIGSTFMAFSRNNIVGKVRLELDEGIGGIYGLGVLPEFRRKGLGREILLLSIDKLKAAGAHEIVLQVETKNKKALNLYKNCGFEESCIMLYYRMKIV, from the coding sequence ATGACAAATATAATTTTGAGAAAGAATATAAATGAAAAAATTTATCAAGAAATAAAAGGCCTAGAAAAACTTTGCTCCGCAAGAGATAATATTTCATTCAAGCTTGAATTGGAATATAAATTGAATAATTCCGGAACAGAAGACAGTGAAAATACCGATATAAACGAATTTCTATTTTATGATTATGATAATTTGGTGGGGTATGCTGGAATATGTGATTTCGGAGGAGATGCATTAGAAATTAGCGGTATGGTTCATCCTGATTTCAGGAAAAAAGGAATATTTTCAAAACTTTTTTCTTTAGTGTGCCACGAATGCAGGAATAGGAAAAATAATGAAATGTTGTTGCTGTGCGACAATAAATCTATCTCCGGAATGGGATTTATTGGGGGATTGGAAGCTGATTATGACCATTCAGAATATGATATGTTTTTGAGCAGGAATGTTCCTAAAGGAAAAATAGTGCAATCTTTAAGCTTAGGAAAAGCAGAAAACAAAGATATAAAAAAAATAGCTGAAATGGATTCTATTTTTTTTGGAGCTGAGAAGAATTTTGACTTTTACGAAAATGCAAATCAAATAGGCAGCACATTTATGGCGTTTTCGAGAAATAATATTGTAGGAAAGGTGCGCCTTGAATTGGATGAAGGAATAGGCGGAATTTACGGTTTAGGAGTACTGCCTGAATTCAGAAGGAAGGGCCTTGGAAGAGAAATTCTTTTGCTGTCTATTGACAAACTTAAGGCTGCCGGTGCACATGAAATAGTCCTTCAAGTTGAAACAAAAAATAAAAAAGCATTGAATCTCTATAAAAATTGCGGATTTGAAGAAAGTTGTATAATGTTGTATTATAGAATGAAAATAGTATAA
- a CDS encoding NAD-dependent protein deacylase: protein MNKELYEIIKKSDNIVFFGGAGVSTESGIPDFRSVDGLYNQKYKYPPETMISHSFFRSNTEEFYDFYKNKMLFLGAKPNMAHIRLAELEKQGKLKAVITQNIDGLHQAAGSKNVLELHGSVHRNYCMDCGKFYDVHAIAESAGIPRCSCGGIIKPDVVLYEESLNQDVLEKSVEYIEDADVLIIAGTSLVVYPAAGLINYYRGNKLVLINKSPTSMDRRANLLLSESIGKVFE from the coding sequence ATGAACAAAGAATTATATGAAATAATTAAGAAAAGCGATAATATAGTATTTTTTGGAGGAGCGGGAGTATCTACTGAAAGTGGAATACCTGATTTCAGAAGTGTGGACGGGCTGTACAACCAAAAGTATAAGTACCCTCCGGAAACTATGATATCTCACAGCTTCTTTAGAAGCAATACAGAAGAGTTTTATGATTTTTATAAGAATAAAATGCTATTTTTAGGCGCGAAACCAAACATGGCTCATATAAGACTTGCAGAGCTTGAAAAGCAAGGTAAATTAAAAGCGGTAATAACTCAAAATATTGACGGACTTCATCAGGCGGCAGGAAGTAAAAACGTGCTTGAACTTCACGGATCTGTTCACAGGAACTATTGCATGGATTGTGGTAAATTTTATGACGTACATGCGATTGCTGAAAGCGCAGGGATACCAAGATGCAGCTGTGGAGGGATTATTAAGCCAGACGTGGTATTGTATGAAGAAAGCTTGAATCAGGATGTTCTGGAAAAATCAGTGGAATACATAGAAGATGCAGATGTTTTAATAATTGCGGGAACGTCGCTTGTTGTATACCCGGCTGCCGGACTTATAAATTATTATAGAGGAAACAAACTGGTTTTAATAAACAAATCGCCCACATCAATGGATAGAAGGGCAAATTTACTGCTCAGCGAAAGTATAGGAAAGGTATTTGAATAG
- a CDS encoding transporter substrate-binding domain-containing protein encodes MKKKVIIAACFIFLVMVYIVINRSNKKYLTDEEIKWLKSQDAIIYAANESAPPLRFVDEIDNQYKGVVVDFVNQLSLELGIDIQTVPMRWDEALTSLKEGKTQICDMFINEERSGYYLFTDSIYDLRTVLLTRYAESFELRQINKMRIATESGDYANSYLSENYPDAELVYTNNVEEGVELFLEGHVDAVIGDEPVIAYLLAERKKNLNAEYSNIILYQQETVLGVTKNKPELVAILNKAIAQVKNKGQLEKIQQKWFGISTPLMSEENTAEIIRKIAIVSVLAGGIFIIIIISNVSLQKQVKKRTKELENSKNELQTIFDGILYFMLVVDKEKKVLKINKSFSDYYKISVDGKPGSGCNSYIGKFCNDCSNCIIDEVYAHNREIIKEGMVLNEIYEICGQPLKDENKTVLITITNITMDKINRNKVLQTNKMIAVGQLAAGMAHEIRNPLGIIRTQSYLIRLNDKVDGSIRKSLDFIDSAVSRSGKIIENILSFSRLSSKEIKSVDINQMVQRLVEMHNDAMVKKNIKVSVQSNIEKELTLNLESFEHIILNLLSNSIDSIENGGQISISTIVENNIFIFTCKDNGSGIAESDLNNIYNPFFTTKELGKGTGLGLFIVYSEVEKLNGKIEVESKLGEGTVFTINIPLERKSDNGRFV; translated from the coding sequence ATGAAAAAGAAAGTTATAATTGCGGCATGCTTTATTTTTCTTGTTATGGTCTATATTGTCATAAACAGGAGCAATAAAAAATATCTTACTGACGAAGAAATTAAATGGCTTAAAAGTCAAGATGCGATTATTTATGCAGCTAATGAAAGCGCACCGCCGCTTCGATTCGTAGATGAAATAGACAATCAGTACAAGGGTGTAGTGGTTGATTTTGTCAACCAGTTATCTTTGGAGCTCGGTATTGACATACAAACAGTCCCAATGCGATGGGATGAAGCACTTACTTCGTTAAAGGAAGGCAAAACACAAATATGTGATATGTTTATAAACGAGGAAAGAAGCGGTTACTATCTTTTTACTGATTCAATTTATGATTTAAGAACTGTGTTGCTGACTAGGTATGCAGAAAGTTTTGAGTTAAGGCAAATTAACAAAATGAGAATAGCAACTGAATCAGGAGACTACGCTAACAGCTATTTATCTGAAAATTATCCGGATGCGGAACTTGTATATACAAACAATGTTGAAGAAGGTGTGGAACTTTTTTTGGAAGGGCATGTAGATGCTGTAATAGGCGATGAACCAGTTATAGCATACTTGCTTGCTGAGAGGAAAAAGAACCTTAATGCTGAATATTCAAATATTATATTGTATCAGCAGGAGACTGTTTTGGGTGTTACGAAAAATAAGCCTGAGCTGGTTGCTATACTTAATAAAGCAATAGCTCAGGTTAAAAATAAAGGCCAGTTGGAAAAAATTCAGCAGAAATGGTTCGGTATATCCACACCTCTGATGAGTGAGGAAAATACGGCTGAAATAATAAGGAAAATTGCAATTGTATCTGTATTAGCAGGTGGTATATTTATCATCATAATAATAAGCAACGTATCGCTGCAAAAACAGGTAAAAAAAAGAACAAAGGAATTGGAAAACAGTAAAAACGAGCTTCAGACTATATTTGACGGGATTCTTTATTTTATGCTGGTGGTAGATAAGGAAAAGAAAGTTTTAAAAATTAATAAAAGTTTTTCTGATTATTATAAAATTTCAGTGGATGGTAAACCCGGTTCTGGCTGCAATAGTTATATAGGAAAATTTTGCAACGATTGCAGCAATTGTATAATTGATGAAGTATATGCCCATAATAGAGAAATAATTAAAGAAGGTATGGTTTTAAATGAAATTTATGAAATATGCGGTCAGCCGTTAAAAGATGAAAACAAAACAGTCCTTATTACTATTACAAATATTACAATGGATAAAATAAACCGCAACAAAGTGCTTCAAACTAACAAAATGATTGCGGTTGGACAACTTGCTGCCGGTATGGCTCATGAAATTAGAAATCCTTTGGGAATTATAAGAACTCAAAGTTATTTAATAAGGCTAAATGATAAGGTAGACGGCTCAATTAGAAAATCTTTGGACTTTATAGATTCCGCTGTGAGCAGATCGGGAAAGATAATTGAAAATATATTAAGCTTTTCAAGGCTTTCAAGCAAGGAAATAAAATCTGTCGACATTAACCAAATGGTTCAAAGGTTAGTTGAAATGCATAACGATGCAATGGTTAAAAAAAATATAAAAGTTAGTGTTCAAAGCAACATTGAGAAAGAATTGACTTTAAATTTAGAAAGCTTTGAGCACATTATTTTAAATCTCCTTTCTAATTCTATTGATTCAATAGAGAATGGAGGTCAAATAAGTATAAGCACAATTGTTGAAAATAATATATTTATTTTTACTTGTAAGGATAATGGGAGCGGAATAGCTGAAAGTGACTTGAATAACATTTATAATCCGTTTTTTACAACAAAAGAGCTTGGGAAAGGTACAGGTCTTGGATTATTTATTGTTTATTCTGAGGTGGAAAAATTAAACGGTAAAATTGAAGTGGAAAGTAAATTAGGGGAAGGAACCGTATTTACAATAAACATACCGTTAGAAAGGAAGTCTGATAATGGCAGGTTTGTTTAA
- a CDS encoding sigma-54 dependent transcriptional regulator: protein MAGLFKILIVDDDEAYRETYKMLLTKKGYSIEAVSTADEAYSLIEKEYFPLIISDIMMPGTNGVEFLSELKKKYDNIEVIMVTGYGSVETAVQSMKIGAFGYFIKSHNPEELILEIEKVHKIFKLQNINEINKSNNKSKYVYTSSNKEMQNVYKLVERVAKSNSNVLITGESGVGKEIIAHMIHDMSNRSNMPFIPINCQYYSSGLIESELFGHEKGAFTGAAAKRIGHLEEADGGTIFLDEIGDIEEGTQVKLLRVLETKQIERIGSNCPINVDFRLVSATNKNLEKAVEEERFREDLFFRVNTIEIRIPPLRERKEDIPDLIYFFINRYNREMGKGIKDIDEDTKKQLLNYRYPGNIRELKNIIERLVVLSSGSILKGDIYDNKKLEITDGYDDSEKIQTYKEAKRNFEIGYITKVLKQCDNNITHAAKKMNLSRRQLFNKISEYDLKEVSDYPR from the coding sequence ATGGCAGGTTTGTTTAAAATACTAATTGTTGATGATGATGAGGCTTACAGAGAAACTTACAAAATGCTTCTTACAAAGAAGGGTTACAGCATAGAGGCTGTATCAACTGCTGACGAAGCGTACAGCCTTATTGAAAAAGAATATTTTCCACTTATTATAAGTGACATAATGATGCCCGGAACAAATGGTGTGGAATTTTTAAGTGAATTGAAAAAAAAGTATGATAATATTGAAGTAATTATGGTGACAGGGTACGGAAGTGTGGAAACAGCTGTTCAATCAATGAAAATTGGTGCGTTTGGGTATTTTATCAAGAGCCACAATCCAGAAGAATTAATACTTGAAATTGAAAAAGTCCACAAAATATTTAAGTTGCAAAATATAAACGAAATTAATAAATCAAATAACAAGAGCAAGTATGTCTACACAAGCAGCAATAAGGAAATGCAGAACGTATATAAACTAGTGGAAAGAGTTGCAAAAAGTAATTCAAATGTTTTAATTACCGGAGAATCGGGTGTAGGCAAGGAAATAATAGCACATATGATTCATGACATGAGCAATAGGTCAAACATGCCGTTTATCCCGATTAATTGTCAGTACTACTCTTCAGGATTAATAGAATCAGAGCTGTTCGGACATGAAAAAGGTGCTTTTACTGGTGCGGCTGCAAAGAGAATCGGTCATCTAGAGGAGGCCGACGGAGGTACAATATTTCTTGATGAAATTGGTGACATTGAAGAGGGAACTCAGGTTAAGCTCCTAAGAGTATTAGAAACGAAACAGATTGAAAGAATCGGTTCAAACTGTCCCATAAATGTTGACTTCAGGTTAGTATCGGCCACAAATAAAAATTTGGAAAAGGCAGTTGAAGAAGAAAGGTTTCGTGAAGATTTATTTTTTAGAGTAAATACAATTGAAATAAGAATTCCACCGCTCAGAGAACGTAAAGAAGACATACCTGACTTAATATATTTTTTTATAAATAGGTATAATAGAGAGATGGGAAAAGGCATTAAAGATATAGATGAGGATACAAAGAAACAGCTGCTGAACTACCGTTATCCCGGAAATATCCGTGAACTAAAAAATATTATAGAAAGATTAGTTGTATTGTCATCAGGAAGTATTCTAAAAGGAGATATTTATGACAACAAAAAGTTAGAGATAACTGATGGATATGATGATAGTGAAAAAATTCAGACGTATAAGGAAGCAAAGAGAAACTTTGAAATAGGATATATAACTAAAGTGCTGAAGCAATGTGATAATAATATTACTCACGCAGCTAAAAAAATGAATTTAAGCAGAAGACAGTTGTTTAACAAAATAAGTGAATATGATTTAAAGGAAGTATCAGATTATCCAAGATAG